One part of the Georgfuchsia toluolica genome encodes these proteins:
- a CDS encoding LolA-related protein → MKTPHQIMLALLVTLMSIFTVSSVHADDFDLVHLMQLLSLAPAAEVFYTEKKYSSLLTEPVVSSGTLAYRRPDTVEKNMLSPRKESFRIAGNALIVTRKGSEKSYPLSSQPLLVAFAASLRGVLGGDAELLRQHYRLALEGDEQQWRLEMTPIEAEITRYVERISVSGHADHIEQIEVRERSGDRSVLQVR, encoded by the coding sequence ATGAAAACGCCGCACCAAATAATGCTTGCCCTCCTCGTTACTCTGATGTCGATATTCACGGTAAGCAGCGTGCATGCCGACGATTTTGATCTTGTGCATCTCATGCAACTGCTCAGCCTCGCGCCCGCGGCGGAGGTTTTCTATACCGAAAAGAAATATTCAAGCCTGCTCACTGAACCCGTCGTGAGTTCCGGGACCCTGGCTTATCGACGGCCCGATACAGTGGAAAAAAACATGCTGTCGCCGCGCAAGGAGAGCTTTCGCATTGCCGGCAATGCGTTGATCGTCACGCGCAAGGGAAGCGAAAAAAGTTATCCCTTGTCCAGTCAGCCACTGCTCGTCGCCTTTGCCGCCAGCCTGCGCGGCGTACTCGGCGGCGATGCCGAGTTGCTGCGTCAACACTATCGCCTTGCGCTGGAGGGCGATGAACAGCAATGGCGCCTGGAAATGACGCCGATCGAAGCAGAAATCACCCGTTATGTCGAACGCATTTCCGTGTCCGGGCACGCCGACCACATCGAGCAGATCGAAGTGCGCGAGCGCAGCGGTGATCGCTCCGTGCTGCAGGTACGCTAG
- a CDS encoding acyl-CoA synthetase, translating to MNEQWRSQRERGSRSLVRLIIWLALHSGRALCRVLLVPICIYFLLTAPLARRSSLAFLSRALHRRATWRDSFMHLFVFATTLLDRVYLVNGRQREFKVEVNNEPAFWQALMQGRGCLLLGSHLGSFEMLGVIGGAEKKLVINVVMHLSDSEGLRDLISSHGHELPYKIIPLGHPDSMLRVKECLARGEVVGILADRVYGDERTQSLPFLGCPARFSLSPLRLAKIIGAPVLMVYGLFRGGRRYEIAFEPMTELTLQCYVETLERKARRFPYNWFNFYDYWSVE from the coding sequence ATGAACGAGCAGTGGCGCAGCCAGCGCGAACGTGGCAGCAGAAGCCTGGTGCGTCTCATCATCTGGCTGGCGCTGCACAGCGGTCGCGCGCTATGCCGTGTCCTGCTGGTGCCCATCTGCATCTATTTCCTGTTGACCGCACCTCTGGCGCGGCGATCATCCCTGGCGTTCCTGAGCCGCGCACTGCATCGACGCGCCACCTGGCGCGACAGCTTCATGCACCTGTTCGTTTTCGCTACCACGCTGCTTGATCGCGTCTATCTCGTCAACGGTCGGCAACGCGAATTCAAGGTTGAGGTGAACAACGAACCCGCTTTCTGGCAGGCGCTGATGCAAGGTCGCGGCTGCCTGCTGCTCGGCTCGCATCTGGGCAGCTTCGAAATGCTCGGCGTTATCGGCGGTGCCGAGAAAAAGCTGGTGATCAATGTGGTGATGCATCTGTCCGATAGCGAGGGGCTGCGCGACCTGATCTCCAGCCATGGACACGAACTACCGTACAAGATAATTCCACTCGGCCATCCGGACTCCATGCTGCGCGTCAAGGAGTGCTTGGCGCGCGGCGAAGTTGTCGGCATACTGGCCGACCGCGTCTACGGCGATGAGCGCACGCAAAGCCTGCCGTTTCTGGGATGCCCGGCGCGTTTCTCGCTGAGCCCGCTGCGGCTGGCGAAAATCATCGGCGCTCCGGTGCTGATGGTGTACGGCCTGTTCCGCGGTGGACGTCGCTATGAAATCGCCTTTGAACCGATGACAGAGCTCACCTTGCAATGCTACGTCGAAACCCTGGAGCGCAAGGCGCGGCGTTTCCCCTATAACTGGTTCAACTTTTACGACTACTGGAGCGTCGAATAG
- a CDS encoding AMP-binding protein, producing MLPLARYRAPSDPVLLYPGGAITATTFFSQVHHLAAALPDTRFVVNLCETRHGFMLGFAAALLRGQTSLLPSGQGRSDREQVLRQYPDAWLLSDKPLAAERVFDIGLFLVNSAAHAMQMPLVDDDQMAAILFTSGSTGQPSAHSKTWGQLCHGAASLAAALNWEEFPSCTIVGSVPPQHMFGLETTVMLPWATGIPVHAQKPLLPADVDNVLRQSDRSSWWMTTPMHLRAPLHALSGLAGVVASTMSLPASVARAAETAWQVPVMEIYGSTETGALAIRRTASENLWTPLTGVSLWLEGEGEGQKIWAAGPHVGPPVALGDELKLQPDGRFLWLGRSTDLIKVGGKRASLSALNQNLTDIPGVDDGAYFSPANDNTHASGNNSHPAQRMAAFYVSATLSPREVLKTLRASIDPVFLPRPLYRVAQLPRNANGKLPQAALVELFAQCHLQKAPHMMISAEHPALSGHFPNNPLIPGVVILARVAQAIRTAFPHMELDTLLNARFHAPLKPGNAFIIHPQLQDERVRFKVLLADSEVLIASGQWQCRATNSLQAGNA from the coding sequence ATGCTGCCGCTGGCAAGATATCGGGCCCCAAGCGATCCCGTCCTGCTTTATCCCGGTGGCGCAATTACCGCAACAACATTTTTTAGCCAAGTGCATCACTTGGCTGCAGCGCTACCCGACACCCGTTTTGTCGTCAATCTTTGCGAAACACGTCATGGTTTCATGCTCGGCTTCGCCGCCGCCTTGCTGCGTGGACAGACGTCCCTGCTGCCCTCCGGCCAGGGACGCAGCGACCGGGAGCAAGTGCTGCGGCAATACCCCGACGCATGGCTGTTGAGCGATAAGCCTTTAGCCGCGGAACGCGTTTTCGACATCGGTCTTTTCCTCGTCAACAGCGCAGCGCATGCAATGCAAATGCCGCTGGTCGATGACGACCAAATGGCCGCGATCCTGTTTACTTCCGGTAGTACCGGGCAACCCAGCGCGCACTCCAAGACCTGGGGACAGCTTTGTCATGGCGCCGCGAGTCTGGCTGCTGCGCTGAATTGGGAAGAGTTTCCTTCCTGTACCATCGTGGGGAGTGTTCCCCCACAGCACATGTTCGGACTTGAAACTACGGTGATGCTGCCCTGGGCTACGGGCATACCCGTCCACGCGCAGAAGCCGCTGCTCCCCGCGGATGTCGACAATGTTCTGCGCCAAAGCGATCGATCGAGTTGGTGGATGACTACCCCCATGCATCTGCGCGCACCGTTGCATGCGTTAAGCGGCCTTGCCGGCGTCGTGGCGTCGACCATGAGCCTGCCTGCCAGCGTGGCGCGTGCGGCCGAAACGGCGTGGCAGGTGCCCGTCATGGAGATATACGGCTCGACCGAAACCGGTGCGCTGGCGATACGGCGTACCGCCAGCGAAAATCTGTGGACCCCGCTGACCGGCGTTTCGCTATGGCTTGAGGGTGAAGGCGAAGGGCAGAAGATCTGGGCTGCGGGTCCGCATGTCGGGCCACCCGTGGCGCTTGGCGATGAGTTGAAGCTGCAGCCGGATGGCCGCTTTCTATGGCTTGGCCGTTCAACCGATTTGATTAAAGTCGGCGGTAAGCGTGCTTCGCTGTCAGCCCTGAACCAGAATTTGACGGATATTCCCGGCGTGGATGACGGCGCCTACTTTTCCCCCGCAAACGATAACACGCATGCTTCCGGCAACAACTCCCACCCCGCGCAGCGGATGGCTGCATTTTATGTCTCGGCAACACTCTCGCCGCGTGAGGTATTGAAAACGCTGCGCGCCAGTATCGATCCGGTGTTCCTGCCACGGCCTCTGTATCGTGTCGCGCAATTGCCGAGAAACGCCAACGGAAAACTTCCCCAAGCCGCATTGGTGGAACTGTTTGCGCAATGCCACCTGCAAAAGGCCCCGCACATGATGATCTCCGCCGAACATCCGGCCCTGTCCGGACACTTCCCGAACAATCCCCTGATACCCGGCGTTGTCATTCTGGCACGCGTCGCGCAAGCCATACGCACGGCTTTTCCGCACATGGAATTGGATACATTGTTAAACGCGCGCTTTCACGCTCCGCTCAAGCCCGGCAACGCTTTTATCATTCATCCACAATTGCAGGATGAGCGCGTGCGTTTCAAGGTACTCCTGGCGGATTCCGAAGTCCTGATTGCGAGCGGTCAGTGGCAATGCCGAGCAACGAATTCGTTACAAGCCGGGAACGCATGA